The Neochlamydia sp. S13 genome has a segment encoding these proteins:
- a CDS encoding ligase-associated DNA damage response exonuclease → MRIPLEVRREGLYCCPGQFYIDAWKPVPLSIITHAHGDHAYRGHQHYIASKDSKDLLLHRLGSHISLQVLSYGEKIKIKDCWVSLHPAGHILGSSQIRIETSNTVTVISGDYKRALDPTCQPFETLECDIFVTESTFGLPIYRWQDSLEIAKEMFEWWEQNKAHNHPSIIYSYSLGKAQRILSLLKSFTDQPAYLHGAMMPLTKIYAEKGIEMLPFIACSEQPKGYTFSKDLILAPPSAAGSPWLKRFPHFRAAAASGWMLVRGARKRKGMDQGFVLSDHADWEGLIQTIKQSQAKVVLTTHGNTDVLAKYLREQLHVDARELRGLDVLEEEID, encoded by the coding sequence ATGAGAATTCCCTTAGAAGTGAGACGGGAGGGATTATATTGTTGCCCTGGGCAATTTTATATTGATGCATGGAAACCCGTGCCCTTATCTATCATTACCCATGCCCATGGAGATCATGCCTATCGCGGCCATCAACATTATATCGCTTCAAAAGATTCTAAAGATTTACTGCTACATAGATTAGGAAGTCATATTTCGTTACAGGTGCTTTCCTATGGTGAAAAGATAAAAATAAAAGATTGTTGGGTATCGCTTCATCCGGCAGGTCATATTTTAGGCTCTTCGCAAATACGTATAGAAACAAGTAACACCGTTACCGTTATCTCCGGCGATTATAAAAGAGCTTTAGATCCCACTTGTCAGCCTTTTGAAACATTAGAATGCGATATATTTGTCACCGAATCTACCTTTGGCTTGCCTATCTATCGCTGGCAAGATAGTTTGGAGATAGCTAAGGAGATGTTTGAGTGGTGGGAACAAAACAAAGCCCACAATCACCCTTCCATTATTTATTCCTATTCATTAGGAAAAGCCCAACGTATTCTCTCTTTATTAAAGTCTTTTACAGACCAGCCCGCCTATTTGCATGGAGCTATGATGCCATTGACGAAAATCTATGCAGAAAAGGGGATTGAAATGCTGCCCTTTATTGCCTGTAGTGAACAACCAAAAGGCTATACATTCTCAAAAGATCTGATTTTAGCGCCTCCTTCTGCCGCAGGCTCACCTTGGTTAAAACGTTTTCCTCACTTTCGTGCAGCTGCAGCTTCTGGATGGATGCTGGTAAGGGGAGCCCGTAAAAGGAAAGGCATGGACCAAGGATTTGTGCTATCCGATCATGCGGATTGGGAAGGATTAATACAAACGATTAAGCAGAGCCAAGCTAAAGTTGTGTTAACTACTCATGGGAACACTGATGTACTAGCAAAATATTTGCGTGAGCAGCTGCATGTGGATGCTAGGGAATTAAGAGGATTAGATGTGTTAGAGGAAGAGATCGATTGA
- a CDS encoding ATP-dependent DNA ligase: protein MKNFTELFDLIDQTSSTNEKLRYMEEYFKKVPSEDGAWALFFLSGHRLKRLIGSKTLLSWCGEITQLPAWLIEESYASVGDTAETISLLLEQSCSKNHLIDLPLSAWMENLILPLKSKKEEEQKSAVVEIWKSLSKKEIFIFNKILTGGFRIGVSQLSAIKAVSQALQVPKEVLSQRVMGHWQPTANFFDSLRVVEEKNNYLNPYPFYLASPLEGNLEALIHPHEWQAEWKWDGIRAQVVFREKAAAIWSRGNELISDQFPEILEGIQKFPHGTVLDGEILAYENETPLSFGVLQKRLGRKAPSKAIQKEAPVVFMIYDLLEYNNVDLRKEALINRRKILEELAEIHPKFLISPLIAFNAWEQIHEKRLMAKHTLTEGIMLKRLNSPYGTGRQRGNWWKYKIDPMTIDAVLLYAQAGTGRRANLYTDYTFGVWHQQELIPITKAYSGLSQQEIDKLDRWIRRNTEEKFGPVRKVKAEQVFEIAFEGIQSSKRHKSGIALRFPRIARWRNDKPFTECDTLQQIKLEFLNEQ from the coding sequence TTGAAAAATTTTACGGAATTGTTTGATCTGATTGATCAAACTTCATCAACTAATGAAAAGCTACGCTATATGGAAGAATACTTTAAAAAAGTTCCTTCCGAAGATGGCGCCTGGGCATTATTTTTCTTAAGTGGACATAGGTTAAAAAGGTTAATAGGCTCTAAGACTTTACTCTCCTGGTGTGGAGAAATTACCCAGTTGCCAGCCTGGCTGATTGAAGAATCCTATGCTTCAGTAGGGGATACTGCCGAAACAATATCTTTATTGTTAGAGCAATCTTGTAGTAAAAATCATTTGATTGATTTGCCTTTGTCTGCCTGGATGGAAAACCTTATTCTACCTTTAAAGTCCAAGAAAGAGGAAGAGCAAAAAAGTGCGGTTGTAGAAATTTGGAAGAGCCTCAGTAAAAAAGAGATTTTTATCTTTAATAAAATTCTTACAGGCGGCTTTCGCATCGGTGTTTCCCAGCTATCGGCTATTAAAGCTGTAAGCCAAGCTCTTCAGGTACCGAAAGAAGTGCTAAGTCAACGCGTCATGGGTCATTGGCAGCCTACTGCCAATTTTTTTGATAGCTTAAGGGTTGTTGAAGAAAAAAATAACTATTTAAACCCTTACCCTTTTTACCTAGCTTCGCCTTTGGAAGGTAACTTGGAAGCTTTGATCCATCCCCATGAATGGCAGGCAGAATGGAAATGGGATGGTATCCGCGCGCAAGTTGTTTTTAGAGAAAAAGCAGCAGCTATTTGGTCGCGTGGTAATGAGCTTATCTCTGATCAATTTCCTGAGATCCTAGAAGGAATACAAAAATTTCCCCATGGAACAGTGCTAGATGGCGAAATCCTTGCTTATGAGAATGAAACCCCTTTATCCTTCGGGGTATTACAAAAAAGGCTAGGAAGAAAAGCCCCTTCCAAAGCTATCCAAAAAGAAGCTCCTGTCGTATTTATGATTTATGATCTTTTAGAATATAACAATGTAGACCTTCGAAAAGAAGCTTTAATCAATCGGCGTAAGATTTTAGAAGAATTAGCAGAAATTCATCCGAAATTTCTAATCTCTCCTCTCATTGCTTTTAACGCGTGGGAGCAGATCCATGAAAAACGCTTAATGGCTAAGCATACTTTAACCGAAGGGATTATGCTTAAACGCTTGAACTCTCCCTATGGTACAGGGAGGCAAAGAGGAAATTGGTGGAAATATAAAATAGATCCTATGACCATCGATGCCGTCCTTCTTTATGCTCAAGCGGGTACAGGTAGAAGAGCAAATTTATATACAGATTATACTTTTGGAGTGTGGCATCAGCAGGAACTCATTCCTATCACTAAAGCCTATTCGGGATTATCTCAGCAAGAAATTGATAAGCTCGATCGATGGATTAGGCGTAACACCGAAGAAAAATTTGGCCCTGTGCGTAAAGTGAAAGCTGAACAAGTTTTTGAAATAGCTTTCGAAGGCATCCAAAGTTCTAAAAGGCATAAATCGGGGATTGCTCTACGTTTCCCTCGCATTGCTCGCTGGAGAAATGATAAACCTTTTACTGAATGCGACACCCTACAACAAATTAAGCTAGAATTTTTGAATGAGCAATAA
- a CDS encoding ligase-associated DNA damage response DEXH box helicase, which yields MSNKELAFILDWLKIKEWSPLAFQQEAWKAFFEAKDGLISVPTGAGKTYAAYLAALSHLHHHRAKGVQILYITPLRALASDIQLALQQPILDLKLPYRVEKRTGDTTTSRRVKQAKNPPEILLITPESLALVISNAGAKEQLAHLQAIIIDEWHELLGTKRGVLLELCIARLKSWSKSVRIWGLTATLGNLEEAAQVCVGIDRKASLIVTKMPREVILETLLPSSVEKLPWAGKSGLGMLPYVLAKLSPHQSTLIFTNTRSQAERWYQAIEEAKPEWKNLIGLHHSSIDKKERELIEQRLKEGILKCVVCTSSLDLGIDFSPVEQVIQVGSPKSIARLLQRAGRSSHRPLTPCRLFIVPTHALEIAELKSYRKALQQQLIENRMPLTHTFDVLIQHLVTCAIGGGFNKDEMFKEIKTTYAFKDLTLEEFDSCLEFLIHGGKALTAYPEYKKLVIEENLYKVVDKKIIQFHRLNIGTITSEPHIPVKMANGKSLGIIEENFLSSLKKGDRFLFGGRLLELIQFRDLTAYVRLSKGVPKTAAVWRGGRLPFSAPLGKMLRESLNPSPEIYPENAFLEQILAIQKKLSSIPHENEMLIESLKSREGWHLFFYPFEGKAVHQGLAYIIASRLSKSNHGTFTLSSNDYGLEILSCAPFHEEILNNALFAFDKLEEEITSLINLHELARSSFRDIARISGLIFQGYPGKHKTHRQVQVSSSLLYEVFSKYDPSNLLIQQAKSEVIHQQFELNRILQVLKRLSTSLIILTHPPKLSPLALPLYIERVSGHLTNETLEERIEKIKSSWKRK from the coding sequence ATGAGCAATAAAGAATTAGCTTTCATTCTGGATTGGTTAAAAATAAAAGAATGGAGCCCTCTTGCCTTTCAGCAAGAAGCTTGGAAAGCATTTTTTGAAGCAAAGGATGGGTTAATTTCCGTCCCTACGGGGGCAGGTAAGACCTACGCAGCTTACCTTGCCGCTTTATCCCACCTCCATCATCATCGAGCTAAAGGTGTGCAAATCCTTTATATTACCCCTTTAAGAGCCTTGGCTAGTGACATTCAACTAGCTCTTCAACAACCTATTCTTGATCTTAAGCTTCCCTATCGAGTAGAAAAAAGAACAGGAGACACCACGACAAGCCGAAGAGTTAAACAAGCTAAAAATCCTCCGGAGATTTTGCTGATTACCCCTGAAAGTTTGGCGCTAGTGATAAGCAATGCAGGAGCCAAGGAGCAGCTTGCCCACTTACAGGCCATTATTATCGATGAGTGGCATGAACTTTTGGGAACAAAACGTGGTGTCTTACTAGAACTTTGTATAGCGCGTTTAAAAAGCTGGAGTAAAAGTGTAAGGATATGGGGGCTGACAGCGACGCTTGGCAATCTGGAGGAAGCCGCTCAGGTTTGTGTAGGCATAGATCGTAAAGCTTCTTTGATTGTGACTAAGATGCCAAGGGAAGTTATCCTAGAGACTTTATTACCGAGTAGCGTAGAAAAGCTGCCGTGGGCAGGAAAATCGGGTCTAGGCATGCTTCCCTATGTCCTTGCTAAGCTCTCTCCTCACCAATCGACCTTGATATTTACCAATACTCGCTCGCAAGCCGAGCGCTGGTATCAAGCAATAGAAGAGGCTAAACCTGAGTGGAAAAATTTAATAGGTTTGCACCATAGCTCTATCGACAAAAAAGAAAGAGAACTCATTGAACAACGTCTGAAAGAGGGGATCCTGAAATGCGTAGTGTGTACTTCTTCGCTGGATTTAGGAATTGATTTTTCTCCTGTAGAGCAAGTGATTCAAGTAGGATCGCCCAAAAGTATTGCCCGTTTATTGCAAAGAGCAGGTCGTTCCTCTCACCGTCCTCTTACTCCTTGCCGCTTGTTTATTGTTCCTACCCATGCTTTAGAGATTGCTGAATTGAAAAGCTATCGTAAGGCCTTACAGCAGCAGTTGATCGAAAATCGTATGCCCTTGACGCATACATTCGATGTTCTTATCCAGCACTTAGTGACTTGTGCGATTGGTGGAGGATTTAATAAAGATGAAATGTTTAAAGAGATTAAAACGACCTATGCCTTTAAAGATTTAACACTAGAAGAATTTGATAGCTGCCTAGAATTTTTAATTCATGGAGGGAAAGCTTTAACGGCCTATCCTGAATATAAAAAGCTTGTGATAGAAGAAAATCTTTATAAAGTTGTCGATAAAAAAATCATTCAGTTTCATCGCCTAAATATCGGTACGATCACCTCTGAGCCTCATATTCCTGTGAAGATGGCTAATGGAAAATCCTTAGGGATCATTGAAGAAAATTTTTTATCCAGCTTGAAAAAAGGCGATCGTTTTTTGTTTGGGGGACGTCTCTTAGAACTTATTCAATTTCGTGACCTAACAGCTTATGTGCGCCTTAGTAAAGGGGTGCCTAAAACTGCCGCCGTATGGCGCGGTGGCAGGCTTCCATTTTCAGCTCCTTTAGGAAAAATGTTAAGAGAATCTTTAAATCCCTCTCCAGAGATCTACCCGGAAAATGCTTTTTTAGAGCAAATTCTTGCCATACAAAAAAAGCTTTCCTCTATTCCCCACGAAAATGAGATGCTTATCGAGAGTTTAAAATCACGAGAGGGCTGGCATCTTTTTTTTTATCCTTTTGAAGGCAAAGCTGTCCATCAGGGACTTGCTTATATTATTGCTTCCCGCTTATCTAAAAGTAACCATGGTACATTTACCTTAAGTTCTAACGATTACGGCCTTGAAATTCTTAGCTGCGCGCCTTTCCACGAAGAAATTTTAAATAATGCTTTATTTGCTTTCGATAAGCTGGAAGAAGAGATCACCTCGCTTATCAATCTTCATGAGCTAGCGCGCTCTTCTTTTCGAGACATCGCCCGCATTTCAGGGCTTATTTTTCAAGGCTATCCAGGTAAACATAAAACTCATCGTCAAGTGCAGGTGAGTAGTAGCTTGCTCTATGAAGTTTTTAGTAAATATGACCCCTCGAATTTATTAATACAACAGGCAAAAAGTGAGGTAATCCATCAGCAGTTTGAGTTAAATAGAATTTTGCAAGTATTGAAAAGATTATCCACCTCCCTTATCATTCTTACGCACCCCCCCAAATTAAGTCCATTGGCTCTGCCTCTTTATATAGAAAGAGTGAGTGGTCATCTTACCAATGAAACTTTAGAAGAGCGTATTGAGAAAATTAAAAGTAGCTGGAAAAGAAAATGA
- the pdeM gene encoding ligase-associated DNA damage response endonuclease PdeM, protein MITIKIRGQTIHLLPQRAAYWEENKALIVADIHLGKAATMQRAGIAVPEGAMDQDLINLKNIIEHTGAQRCIVVGDLIHAQNGLSEGVQSKFGEWLSIINCSVDLILGNHDQALKNYMPASWKLQVHQEYLAIKPFYFNHFPITIENHFVWSGHLHPQILLKSRHDQLNLRCFQISDSLAVLPAFSDFVGGSTVSKNADNRIFALAGKKVVEI, encoded by the coding sequence ATGATAACGATAAAAATCCGTGGGCAGACTATTCATTTGTTACCGCAAAGGGCTGCTTATTGGGAAGAGAATAAAGCTTTGATAGTCGCTGATATTCACCTCGGAAAAGCAGCCACTATGCAAAGAGCGGGAATTGCTGTACCTGAAGGGGCTATGGATCAAGACTTGATCAACCTTAAAAATATAATCGAACATACAGGCGCTCAACGCTGTATCGTGGTAGGCGATCTTATTCATGCCCAAAATGGCCTCTCTGAAGGCGTGCAATCAAAATTTGGCGAGTGGCTTTCTATCATCAATTGCTCAGTAGATCTTATCCTGGGCAACCACGATCAAGCGTTAAAAAATTATATGCCGGCAAGCTGGAAATTACAGGTCCATCAAGAATACTTGGCGATCAAGCCTTTTTACTTTAACCATTTTCCTATAACCATAGAGAACCACTTTGTTTGGTCAGGGCACCTTCACCCTCAAATTTTACTCAAAAGTAGGCACGATCAGCTAAATTTGCGCTGCTTCCAAATTTCCGACTCTCTAGCTGTTTTGCCAGCCTTCAGCGATTTTGTAGGAGGTTCTACTGTCTCTAAGAATGCAGACAATCGCATCTTTGCACTAGCCGGTAAAAAGGTGGTCGAAATATAA
- the typA gene encoding translational GTPase TypA: MPSKNKIRNIAIIAHIDHGKTTLLDALLKQSNIFRDNQQIPERIMDSYDQEKERGITIFAKHTAVQFEDFKINIIDTPGHADFSGEVERILGMVNSVLLLVDAQEGPMPQTRFVLSKSLKMGLKPIVVLNKIDRPHANPDKVLDLTFDLFNELGATDEQLDFRYCYASGLSGFATQHVNDPREDMRPLFELIIDAVPEPKGDLENPFLMQVSTIYYDDFLGRQASGRILEGSLKKGQQVIHIDASGKQTKSTISRIEGFRGLERIELEEASVGDIVILSGIPSIMIGDTLTDPSKIVHLPPIKLDEPTVSIDFTVNNSPFVGRSGKHVTMNKLRERLEKEKKANISLRIDATDEKVSVAGRGELHLAVLIEAMRRESFEFSISKPTVVIKEIEGEKHEPMERVHIEVPEEYAGTVIEELSRRKGEMQHLDTDEHKITRMEFLMPTRGLMGYRNEFLTQTRGLGILTSIFENFSPWKGVIPGRLRGVLVSMAPGKATGYSLFNLQDRGTMFVSPGDDIYEGMIVGENSRDNDLMVNVSKGKQLTNMRASGSDENVILVPARRFTLEQAIDYIQDDELIEVTPDAIRMRKRFLTEQERKRK, from the coding sequence ATGCCATCAAAGAATAAGATTCGTAATATAGCCATTATCGCTCACATTGACCATGGAAAAACCACTCTATTGGATGCCTTACTTAAGCAGTCCAATATTTTCCGAGATAATCAACAAATACCCGAACGTATCATGGATTCCTATGATCAAGAGAAAGAGCGGGGAATTACAATCTTTGCTAAACACACTGCCGTTCAATTTGAGGATTTCAAAATCAATATTATCGATACGCCTGGACACGCGGATTTTTCTGGGGAAGTGGAACGAATTCTTGGAATGGTTAACTCCGTATTATTGCTAGTCGATGCACAAGAAGGCCCTATGCCCCAAACGCGTTTTGTGTTATCTAAATCTCTTAAAATGGGTCTAAAACCTATTGTCGTTCTTAACAAGATCGATCGTCCCCATGCCAATCCCGACAAAGTTTTAGATCTTACCTTTGATCTTTTTAATGAGCTAGGGGCCACTGACGAACAATTAGATTTCCGCTATTGCTATGCCTCAGGGTTATCAGGATTTGCTACCCAACATGTTAATGATCCTCGAGAGGATATGCGTCCTCTTTTTGAATTGATTATCGATGCAGTTCCTGAACCTAAAGGGGACCTTGAGAATCCCTTTCTTATGCAAGTTTCTACCATCTATTATGATGACTTCCTAGGCCGCCAAGCTTCAGGACGTATTTTAGAAGGCTCACTTAAAAAAGGCCAACAGGTCATCCATATTGATGCTTCTGGCAAGCAGACAAAATCAACGATTTCCCGCATAGAAGGCTTTCGTGGCCTAGAAAGAATTGAACTCGAAGAAGCTTCTGTAGGCGATATTGTAATTTTATCCGGAATCCCTTCGATCATGATCGGCGATACCCTTACCGATCCAAGTAAAATTGTTCACCTTCCTCCTATCAAACTGGATGAGCCTACCGTCTCTATTGACTTTACAGTCAACAACAGCCCCTTTGTAGGTCGTAGTGGTAAGCATGTAACTATGAACAAACTCCGTGAGCGGCTAGAAAAAGAGAAAAAAGCAAATATTTCCTTACGTATTGACGCCACCGATGAAAAAGTTTCTGTCGCTGGAAGAGGTGAATTGCATTTGGCCGTACTTATTGAAGCAATGCGCCGCGAAAGCTTTGAATTTAGTATCTCTAAGCCTACCGTCGTGATTAAAGAAATCGAGGGTGAAAAGCATGAACCGATGGAACGTGTGCATATTGAAGTACCTGAGGAATATGCTGGTACAGTGATCGAAGAGTTATCCCGCCGTAAAGGGGAAATGCAGCATCTGGATACCGATGAGCATAAAATCACCCGTATGGAATTCTTAATGCCTACACGGGGATTAATGGGCTACCGTAATGAATTTTTAACCCAAACACGCGGCTTAGGGATTCTTACCTCTATCTTTGAAAACTTCTCCCCATGGAAAGGTGTAATTCCTGGTCGTCTGCGTGGAGTATTAGTCTCTATGGCTCCAGGAAAAGCCACAGGATACTCGCTTTTCAACTTACAAGATCGAGGCACCATGTTTGTCTCACCAGGTGATGATATTTATGAGGGGATGATCGTCGGCGAAAATAGCCGCGATAATGACTTGATGGTCAACGTTTCTAAAGGCAAACAGCTAACGAATATGCGTGCCTCCGGCAGTGACGAGAACGTTATTCTAGTGCCTGCCCGTAGATTTACTCTCGAGCAAGCAATCGACTATATTCAAGACGATGAACTGATCGAAGTTACCCCTGATGCTATTCGTATGCGTAAACGTTTTCTTACCGAACAAGAACGTAAACGTAAGTAA
- the mgtE gene encoding magnesium transporter → MHNKKEDNDEEHGYTFSLLDSKRSHLDDVLNEKLEDAFHQHTSDILLHDVAKIASQHDPIDMAHAVTRLPPQARVIVYENLPDLNAKIIFMINTSSSTRSAIFRQIDDSEIKSLIEKMPPDEAVWILDDMSDRRMRRVFDLLEPKKAQRIKELQKHDRHSAGRLMTDEFFAFHMNTTIGEVSAYIRDNPGIELTRRIFVLNDEGQLVGYVPGRNLIVNPHYLPLRQIMRPILQKVTVDVSRDEVVDVVERYKIPALPVVDENEHLRGVITYESVVEAMEDIADETIANIAGTAEDYREYEPILKRFLGRAPWLMVTLCAGLVSTGVMSHFYDRSWFALLPFFVPLITGMSGNVGIQCSTILVRGLSTGDISPGYKSEAISRELAIGLLIGLVFGLICGTVVYLLNYFGVHHLQADPLSLGITVSCGVFGACLAATMLGSFSPFFFVRFGIDPAVASGPIVTAFNDVLSTLIFFLFARLVYAFIT, encoded by the coding sequence ATTCATAATAAAAAAGAAGATAATGACGAAGAACATGGCTATACTTTTAGCTTATTAGATTCAAAAAGAAGCCATCTCGATGATGTATTAAATGAAAAGCTTGAAGATGCTTTTCATCAGCATACCTCTGATATTCTTTTGCATGATGTAGCTAAAATTGCTAGCCAGCATGATCCCATTGATATGGCCCACGCCGTAACCCGTTTGCCTCCTCAGGCGCGTGTAATTGTCTATGAAAATCTTCCGGATTTGAATGCCAAAATTATCTTTATGATCAATACGAGCAGCTCTACCCGTTCTGCAATCTTTCGGCAGATTGATGATAGCGAAATTAAAAGTTTGATAGAAAAAATGCCTCCTGATGAAGCAGTCTGGATCTTAGACGATATGTCTGATCGAAGAATGAGAAGAGTCTTTGATCTTTTAGAACCCAAAAAAGCACAACGTATTAAAGAGCTTCAAAAGCATGACCGCCATAGTGCAGGTCGCTTAATGACAGACGAGTTTTTTGCTTTTCATATGAATACTACAATTGGGGAAGTGTCCGCTTATATTCGGGATAATCCCGGGATAGAGTTAACACGTCGAATTTTTGTTTTGAATGATGAGGGCCAGCTGGTGGGTTATGTACCGGGTCGAAATCTTATTGTAAATCCTCATTATCTGCCTTTGCGCCAAATCATGCGTCCAATTTTGCAGAAAGTCACTGTAGATGTTTCTCGTGATGAAGTGGTAGATGTCGTGGAGCGTTATAAAATTCCTGCCTTGCCTGTTGTGGATGAAAATGAGCATTTAAGAGGAGTAATTACCTATGAAAGTGTAGTAGAGGCCATGGAAGATATTGCCGATGAAACGATTGCTAATATTGCTGGTACTGCCGAAGATTATAGGGAGTACGAACCTATTTTAAAAAGATTTTTAGGAAGAGCTCCTTGGCTGATGGTGACTCTATGTGCAGGCTTAGTTTCTACCGGGGTCATGTCTCATTTTTATGATCGTTCTTGGTTTGCTTTACTACCTTTTTTTGTGCCTCTCATTACGGGTATGTCGGGTAATGTAGGGATTCAGTGTAGCACTATCCTCGTACGAGGATTGTCAACAGGGGATATTTCTCCCGGATATAAAAGTGAGGCTATTAGCCGTGAGCTTGCTATAGGCTTACTGATTGGATTAGTATTTGGTTTAATTTGTGGAACTGTAGTCTATCTGCTTAATTACTTTGGAGTGCATCATCTTCAGGCTGATCCTTTATCCTTAGGGATTACAGTTTCTTGCGGAGTGTTTGGGGCCTGCTTAGCGGCAACAATGCTAGGCTCTTTTTCGCCCTTCTTTTTTGTGCGGTTTGGTATCGATCCTGCGGTTGCTTCTGGACCTATCGTCACAGCTTTCAATGATGTATTATCCACTTTGATCTTTTTTCTCTTTGCTCGCTTAGTTTATGCTTTCATTACTTAA
- a CDS encoding class I SAM-dependent methyltransferase, which translates to MPKIAGKDVKEYLTLLSVNLVVKVKNLREYVKVIYRYYRKLSYAVVDSSLLLMYLFDNPFTVSRRYFSCRSDSEEYIYGETPLTTLEKISKEARIHSQDLVIELGCGRGRTCFWLQKFTGCRVVGLDMVPDFILRAKRIQHKLKITHLEFKQENFLLADLTKASVIYLYGTCLEAQTIKRLIEQLKQLAAGTRIITVSYPLTDYTEEPTFEIMKRFSAPFTWGKADVYIQIKK; encoded by the coding sequence ATGCCTAAAATTGCAGGAAAAGATGTGAAAGAGTATCTTACTTTGCTTAGCGTCAATTTAGTAGTAAAGGTAAAAAATCTTCGAGAATATGTAAAGGTTATCTATCGTTATTATCGCAAGCTTTCCTACGCGGTAGTGGATAGCTCACTTCTTCTTATGTATCTTTTTGATAATCCCTTTACAGTCAGCCGTCGCTATTTTTCTTGCCGTTCAGATAGCGAAGAATACATTTATGGAGAAACACCTTTAACCACATTAGAAAAAATTTCTAAAGAAGCGCGTATTCATTCCCAGGATCTTGTCATTGAACTAGGGTGTGGGCGTGGCCGTACCTGCTTTTGGCTACAAAAGTTTACAGGCTGCCGTGTGGTAGGTTTGGATATGGTTCCAGATTTTATTCTTCGTGCTAAGCGTATTCAGCATAAATTAAAAATTACCCATTTAGAATTTAAGCAAGAAAATTTTTTATTAGCAGATCTTACTAAAGCTTCTGTCATCTATTTGTATGGTACTTGTTTAGAAGCTCAAACCATCAAAAGGTTAATTGAACAGTTAAAACAGTTAGCAGCAGGTACACGCATCATCACGGTCAGCTATCCTCTAACTGACTATACCGAAGAGCCTACCTTCGAAATTATGAAACGTTTTTCAGCACCTTTTACCTGGGGGAAGGCGGACGTTTATATTCAAATTAAGAAATAG